From Hydractinia symbiolongicarpus strain clone_291-10 chromosome 11, HSymV2.1, whole genome shotgun sequence, the proteins below share one genomic window:
- the LOC130614862 gene encoding katanin p80 WD40 repeat-containing subunit B1-like — MAATKRSWKLQEFVAHSDNVTCLAIGPTSGRVMVTGGEDKKVNMWAIGKPNVILSLSGHTTSVECVQFNGSEELVCAGSQSGTLKIWDLEAAKVVRTLTGHKANIKSIDFHPYGEFIASGSLDTTVRLWDVRRKGCIVSYKGHTNAVNHLRFSPDGRWVISAGEDGLVKLWDLNAGKLLADFILHTGPVNNVEFHPREFLVATGSSDRTVKFWDLETFGLISSTDVEASAVRTVTFHPEGLCLFSGGHDSLRSYSWEPSYCYDAQTLGWGNVSDMAFSSNQLIGASYQATNVSVWVASMDGLEEVIEKADNDSYIGAVEVNHSVQPSEQPSYKKQSPSRKSFTRPKTSSSKPKKSGKEDEGLSQFNKAVEEKLKDPTVNYENVFQPKSALNRSPSAQRKNPEPFSVPKDEERQGPNLRPPTQPNSAPPSRPSVEHIPPPVAKPVPEPVPVAAPVYKPPPVEQEPFQAPQQPAASQAFPVQYQQPSRAGTPSSRGSQPASSRSSQPMQSRPPQQSRQQSRQPVQRHAPSEPEINDGMRGMNLNDFSKVKDNNRAQTPNDEESTLTILERSHSSICQIMEARLQNLSLVSRLWTEGDIKAAVETASSMSDQSVFIDIMNVLVLKQSLWTLDLCGSVLSQLKSVFSSNYESYIETGSQSLKLILKNFSQLIKSTLSTPPGAGGVDLSREERYKKCEKCYRHIKDIRFVINDRTHTPGRIGSLCRELSLALNIFD; from the exons ATGGCTGCGACAAAAAGATCCTGGAAACTAC AGGAATTTGTTGCACACAGTGATAATGTAACATGCCTTGCCATTGGGCCAACGTCTGGCCGAGTTATGGTCACTGGTGGAGAGGACAAGAAAGTAAATATGTGGGCTATTGGGAAACCTAATGTAATCTTA AGTTTATCTGGTCACACTACGTCTGTTGAATGTGTTCAGTTTAATGGAAGTGAAGAGTTGGTTTGTGCGGGATCACAATCTGGAACTCTAAAAATTTGGGACTTAGAAGCTGCTAAAG TTGTGCGTACATTAACTGGGCACAAGGCCAACATTAAGAGTATAGATTTTCATCCATATGGAGAGTTTATTGCATCTGGGTCATTGGATACTACCGTTCGG CTGTGGGATGTTCGTAGAAAAGGATGTATTGTTAGTTATAAG ggTCACACAAATGCAGTAAATCATTTAAGGTTTAGTCCTGATGGCAGATGGGTGATATCTGCAGGGGAAGACGGGCTTGTGAAG CTTTGGGACTTGAATGCTGGTAAGCTTCTGGCTGACTTCATATTACATACTGGGCCAGTGAACAATGTTGAGTTTCATCCTCGGGAGTTTCTTGTTGCAACTGGCTCATCTGATAG AACTGTCAAGTTTTGGGACTTAGAGACGTTTGGATTAATCTCTTCGACAGATGTTGAAGCTAGTGCTGTGAG gACTGTAACCTTCCATCCAGAAGGTTTATGTTTGTTCAGTGGTGGCCACGATTCACTAAGG TCCTATTCGTGGGAACCAAGTTACTGCTACGATGCTCAAACACTAGGCTGGGGAAATGTGTCAGACATGGCTTTTTCTTCAAATCAGTTG ATTGGTGCTTCCTATCAAGCTACAAATGTTTCAGTTTGGGTTGCTTCGATGGAT ggTTTAGAAGAAGTGATAGAAAAGGCTGACAACGATTCTTACATAGGAGCAGTTGAAGTG AATCATTCTGTTCAACCATCAGAACAACCTTCGTATAAAAAGCAAAG TCCTTCAAGGAAATCTTTCACAAGACCCAAAACTTCATCTTCGAAACCAAA gAAGTCAGGAAAAGAAGATGAAGGTCTGTCGCAATTCAATAAAGCAGTGGAAGAGAAATTGAAAGACCCAACCGTCAACTATGAAAACGTGTTTCAACCGAAATCTGCACTGA ATCGTTCTCCGTCAGCGCAAAGAAAGAATCCTGAACCTTTCTCAGTTCCAAAAGATGAAGAAAGACAAG GTCCAAATCTTCGGCCCCCAACTCAA CCTAACTCAGCTCCACCCAGCAGACCAAGTGTTGAACATATCCCTCCTCCTGTTGCAAAACCGGTTCCAGAACCAGTCCCTGTGGCAGCACCTGTTTATAAACCACCTCCAGTCGAGCAGGAACCATTCCAAGCACCACAACAACCAGCCGCCAGCCAAGCTTTCCCTGTACAGTATCAACAACCGTCACGAGCGGGAACGCCGTCATCACGAGGCTCTCAACCCGCATCGTCGCGCAGTTCGCAACCCATGCAGTCGCGACCACCCCAACAGTCACGTCAACAATCTCGTCAACCAGTACAAAGACATGCACCGTCTGAACCAGAAATCAATGACGGAATGAGAGGGATGAATTTGAATGACTTTTCTAAG GTGAAAGACAATAATCGTGCCCAGACTCCTAACGATGAAGAAAGCACGCTAACTATACTAGAGAGaa gtcacagttcaatatGTCAAATTATGGAAGCTAGACTGCAAAACTTATCTCTTGTTAGTAGACTGTGGACTGAAGGAGACATCAAG GCTGCTGTGGAAACTGCTAGCTCGATGTCAGATCAGTCTGTATTTATCGACATCATGAATGTTCTAGTTTTAAAACA aaGCCTTTGGACGCTTGATTTATGCGGAAGTGTTCTTTCTCAGTTGAAGTCTGTATTCTCTAGCAATTATGAAAG TTACATTGAAACTGGTAGTCAATCGTTAAAACTAATCCTAAAGAATTTTTCACAACTTATAAAAAGTACGTTGAGCACTCCACCGGGAGCTGGAGGTGTGGACTTGAGTAGAGAAGAAAG atACAAGAAATGCGAGAAATGTTATAGACACATAAAAGACATTCGATTCGTTATAAACGATCGCACCCACACGCCCGGGCGTATCGGCTCGCTATGTCGAGAACTATCTTTAGCACTTAATATATTTGATTAG